A stretch of DNA from Triticum dicoccoides isolate Atlit2015 ecotype Zavitan chromosome 2A, WEW_v2.0, whole genome shotgun sequence:
GGCTGCACGAGACTGGTGGCCAGCATGAGCGCTTAATCAAAATGTATCTGACGGCTACGCAGGcgggcagtggcggagcttgggctGAATTTGTCGAGGGGCAAGAAACATGCTTTTAGTCTGATTTTAATTGGACATATGGGCTGAATACTAGATGATATTTGCTAACTTTCTTATGGGCTGGGGGCAATGGCCCATGTTGCTCTCCACAAAGCTCCGCCACTGCAGGCGGCGGACGCTCCACGTGCATAAGTCGGCTGAAGGATAGTGTTTTCCTTTAATGTTTTAGCTCATGTTTTTGCTAAGTCTTATATGAACTCTAGTGGTCTTTGTGTTTTCCGTTCTACTCTTGATTGTATCTGAAAGACTCTTTGTATACGTTGCTTGATTAATAATGTGTTGATGTTCTCTCAAAAAAATGTTAGCTCGCTCCAAGGGCATTTCGAGGCGACATCAAGTTTTGTTCACGACTTGCCAGATGCCATACCTTTCAGCGCTCAAAAAAAATATTAAGACTTCCTGAAGATAAATTTAGCTTGATAAGCTTAACTACTGTATTCttgaattttatttgaattttgtcAGCTTTCATTTTCTACAATTTCTTTCTTACATGGTTAATTATTTCCCATATCATTTCAGACACTTCTGTTatccattatttattttattttttttgaaaaagcacGTAAATTATGATATTTTGGTTTTTCTGTAATGCTGACTTTGCTATTTTTTGTCCATGTGGGCATGATGGTAGCAAAAATAGAACATAAATAGGTAGCCCTGAGTTTTGAAACCGGCTCAGGGTTGCTAAGTGCGTATATTTCTCCAAAAGGATTTGCAAAAACAATACAAAGAACTCGTATAATGGCAAAAAATGAAATGGTTTAAAAAGGATTGCTCAAAGTAGCATTTTAATCAGTTCATGAAAATGCACATGCTTAGCTTGGACACCAACGTCTTGTCACTGCTGGTTGTTTATTCATTGTTGCGGTTTGATTTGGCTTCTGCCTTGTCACCAgctttaggccctgtttggttcggctgtggatttctaaaagcaaaTGTGAAAAATCTGTTGTGAAAAAATAGCTGTgaaaaatctgatgtgaaaaagatataggtcatttggcaaaccatCTGATACAGCTTTTTCAAATTTTGgcccgcagcggaatcagattttggaaagcacgtcctgggctgctttcacttttggttcagattttgacaGCGAATTTCTggaatcggattctgctgggttcgtcctttggttcagattctgctgcgcggTAGCAGAATCCatcgataaaagctgaaccaaacagggccttattgTCATCTTACAAATCGGCAGAGCATGAATGAACCGAATAACTATAAAGTCCTATCACCCATACGCCATACATGGGCTGTACATTTATCAACACATCCTATCGTAACACCACAACATAAGTAAATGGTTGTATTGTACTACTCTGGTAACGGGGGCCATGGAATCCAGAGATGTTTCTACACACGAACTTCATCTTTGGGTAGGTACCCATGTTGCCTGAGATACCACAGAGCCCCCTGCGCGGCATGCTCTTGTGCGGCCTTCTTCTGTAGTTGAGCATCGCTGTAGCACTCCAAGAGTGTCTCCGAGGGTCCCCTGATCTGAACTGTAACCTTGTACGTGAATCTGTGTCATTTCACGCATGAAGTTAGCGGAGCATGTACACACCTTGATAGTAAAATAATTGGTATCCACAACATTTTGTAACAAATACAACACACTATGTGACTAGACAGCAACACATTTATCACCTCATATACTTACGTTGCATTTTATATTCACGCCTGAATTGGATataatgcatatcacgaagaagcaTTATCACGTAACCAAATAAAATGACAGTGAAACATGTCTTAAGATTTTAAATTTATGTGTTCACTATAGTCTGAACTTGCTTTTTTTTATATCATACCCACTGAAATCATAGTATTTGACTAGTAGCAAATGCTTGGCTCTGAAGCAGTACACCACAGTGAACTTGTATGACAAATACCAGAATACCACTACAAAGTAGATAACACCTTTCCAGACTTGCTGGCAATTTTCCTAAACAAGTTAGATATTGACAAATATTCTTGAGACCTTTCCATAAAAAAGTACACTGCTCTCAAACTGTTAAAGCAACTGCTTAATAATGACGGTCCTTGCCAGCTTAAGCTACCCGAAACTACCGTTTATGCAAAGCTTGAGGTTAAGAATAGTGTCTGTGCTTAGATTCTGCTTAATCCTCCTTTTTAGAGCACTATTTAACCTAGAATTGACATGCCACTCTCCTTACCAGGATAAACACCAAAAATAAGGAACTTAGAAATGGACATATATTATGATGGATAAGAAACATATTTTTTATTTTCTACACTGAAGAAACCACAAACTCTGTAAGAAAAGGAACCGTACAAGGAGACTATAATTCATTGTAATTTGTAATGCAGGCAACTTGATGTATGTTCTCCTTCAAGCAAGCTTACCTTCGGAGATGGCTTGGCCCTTCTTCTTTGCACAATTCAAATTCAGGGGGTATCCAATAACTTACGGCACATACTTCAAAAAGGAAAGACTTTGCTGTTTTATTTACCATATCACCTGCAAAGGTGATTAAAAGCGTTAAGGCGCTTCCTTTAAAATTAGAACGAAATTTGAAGTGTGAATAATAAAACATAGTTGTATATCCTGCAAATTTAGCAAACTCAATCGCCTTAAAACATTAACTCGATATATCTGGGTCTATTTGTTATCTCCCACTCAATAGATGAAGTTGTTTTGACACAATCAAGTTGAATGCACAATAAACAGTCAGATGAAATGTGTAATTGCTTCTTTCCATGTAGAATGTTTCAACACCAAATTTAAACCACAAATACTGCAAACTTGGTGCTTGAGAAGTACCACAGACATTTCGTATCTTCATAAGAATATATATATCATGGTTAAAAGACAAAACAAATGGCTAATTAATCCAAAATTTAAGTGCTGTTCACAGTGCCACCAGGTATGTGAGGTCAAAGTCGACAGTGTGCATATTTTTTTTCAACTTTCTAATGGAGAGCATTACGGTGCATAAAAAATGTATTAGATTTAGCATTACCATGATACTCCTTTCTAATATTTTTCTGAGTTGTTCCCTTCGGCAGACAGGCATTCTGCTTTGCAACCTTGAGCTGATTATTCCTTTCAATACTGACATCATCCTTGGAAAACATGGTATTCCCTGCTGTTCTTTGGCTAGAGGTTCTAAGAGTCCCACGAATAGAAATTGCTGTATTTTGGAAAGAGATGTTTGCATCCCTTTCTTTACCTATCTTCAGATTATTCGTTTCTGCAGATATGTCAGCCTCGACTTTGATTGGTTCTTCATTATAACCTAGTAGTTCTGGTTCTTTCTTCCTAGCATCTCGCAAAATCTCTTCCAGTGACTTGTTTTTATGTGTGTATCCATAATTCTGCATGAGTGCACAAGGATTCACAAAAGCAGTAAGTTCGCTTTAGCCTTTTAAGTAACAGAATCATTCAACAATACTGAAAATTATCATGTTACAGTAATTTGCCTGACACCACCATAGAAATAATAACCAAAATAAATATTCAATTGGTCAGAAAAAAACATGTAACATAGCAAGTGAACTTACATGGTTAAATTATACTCCCTCCCGTCCCGTAATATGGGACATTTttcgacactagtgtagtgtcaaaaaacgtcttacattatgggacggagggagtatataataacCATTTTCACAAGACATGAATCACATAATGACCATAAGTGTGGGGGGGAAATGACAAGGCACTAGTTCGTGAGCCGGGCAATGTTCCTCAAGTAGGATGTCTCAGAAAACAATCAGGAGACACATCTGTTGGAGAATTAGTATTAGGATATATTAAAAGTATTCTGATTCCAGTCTATAAAAGTCCAATTGTATCCACCCTTTGTTGGTTTTTTACTTCCAGACCTTTTCCAGGGTTCTTCTAACAAACAATGGCAAACATTTTGATGCATGTTCAAGGAAAAGTCTGAAATGCATGTTCAAGACGAACTAAAAAGAGACTGGTTGCAGTGGCCAGGCCATGTTATGACTGCATAGTCAATTGACTACACAGGTTTATAGCAAAACCTTTACATACAAATTACATGTGCAAATACAAGAAATAATATAAGATCCAGAGAGAAATATGTTTGACATCACATGTTTGTAGTCCTGGCACCACCACTGGCTGGTTGTATACATATTAAAGTCTGGTTGGgattgtaatccacacacataattATTTCCTCTAATTCCTACATGGTATAGAGCTTCATTTCCCGCCTAACCCTAATCACACCATCGTTGTTCCTGATCACCAGCCTCTTCTACCTTGTCAATGTCGTGAGGTTGTCATGGTGATACCCAgacacaaaaaggaaaaaaaaaggattGGCATTTGATGTATTTATGTCTTTCAAGCACATAATTTGGGGATGAAAAATGCAGTTCTCGATATGGCGGCAAGCTTCGATGCGTTGCGGCGATCGTGGTAGATATGTGCAGCATAGTTTGGTGATTAGGTGTGCAATTTATCTGCGGTCATGAACATATAAAGTGTTTAGTTCAAGGAACCGGAAAATGAATGAGGCGCACTTGTTTGGTTTGAATTTAGGAATGGAATGTGTTGGTCCATTGCCACCTCATCCCTCGTAAGCACAATGCTAATTACATACATGGGAAGTGTCATCCCATCAAAATCATGGTATCATCCCATGATGGACCAGAATATTTAAACCAAATACCATAATGCATGTTGACAGTTTATAAAAAACAAATGAAACCATTGAGATTATCGTATTTCATGGTAATTGCAAAACAAAAGTCAAAGGCACCAAAGGCAGATCTTCAGTTTAGAAATTGCTTTTTGTGCACCCAACTGGAATGGCTCAAACGTCACAATTCTGTGGCAAGTCCAAAAATAGAAGGCCAAGTAACCAAAATATACCTTCAGTTTAGAAAGTGTTTCTTGTGCAGCAAACTTCCTAGCAACTTTTGAATTCCGGTTTGCAGCGGCAGAACTTATCACCTGGCTGTTTATGTTAACTTCCACTTTGACGTGGTACTCTCCATCGGCTTTCATAGGTTCGGGAAGGCCTAACTCAAGTTCATGAGATTGACAAAGTTCCCGAATTTCTCTCATGGGATTCATGTGCATGTCAGAGAAGCTCAACACTGGCTTTAGAAGCATAAGCACTAGCGTCCAAACGTAGTTCAGGTTGAATCCTGAATCTAAAAGAACTGCAGCAACACAAGATTCGACAATATCACCAAGAACCTGCAAGCAAGATTACAGTAAAAGGATATAAGTGTTTGCCATAAAAATGTTATGCCATATAAAGTATGTGATTGCTAAAGAAATCCTACAAGTCAAACAGAAATCAAATACATCAAATGCAGCAACTAGTTACTCAAGAAAATCATATAACCATAGTACAAAAAAATGTATGATTCCTatcaaatgcaacaactagttactCAAGAAAATCATATAACCATAGTACTAAAAAATGTATGATTCCTATACAATTATTGATAATGATAATACTTGTTTTGTGTTTTAAGTCGGCTGACCCCTACTATCCCATCTTATATCGAAAACTTTAATAATCACTATATTTTAGCAGTAATTGTGCACGCTAAAAATGGGTTATCTAAAGAGGCGTAGCAGTTACAAGGATATAACAATACCTTTGGGCATGCTGGTTCTTCTACCAAGTCTTTCTCTGAATTGGGAAGTCTAATATAATTCTCAAACTTATTCACTGCTGACGAAAGATAATTTGAATCCTTTATAAGATACTTATGGATACCTTTCTGGACTGCCACATATGCAAGCGAATTATTACTGACAGCTAACGATTTTAAATCGGTTATTTGACCAGGCTTTAGATCAGGATAAGCTGAGTAGAGGTACGAGGTtatcaaatattccaaaacagcaTCTCCAAGGAACTCCAATTTCTGATCAAATACGAAAAGAACATAGTCAGCCAAGTAAATCATTGATTACTACATCAGTTCACCAATGACAATGCAAGAAAAAAGAAGCTCTGACCTGGTAGCATCCTCCAGAATGTTTATTGAATGAAGGATGCACAAATGCTTCGAGAATTAGACCCTTGTGTTTGAAATTGTAACCGATTAATTCCTCAAGCTCACCGACGTCGGTGTGGTTCGTGAGAGATAAATTGATGGAGCTTGCATCTAATACTCTATATAGGGATgaatctttaaaatcaacatctaTTCCCACCCAGTGAAGGAATGCAAATGCAGCTTTGAATCCACCTTCAACAAGAAATGCTCCGACAAGCGATTCAACAGCATCCGCTATAGTCTTCCTATGCAACCAATGATGCGACTTTGTACACCTCAAGTTACAGTTTTCTCGACTATCTGTGTGTATATTCACTTCTGTGTCAGCATTGCAAACAACTTTACAAGGCCTTCCCAGTGCAATGAACTGTGTCGGTTCAAAGTGTTGATCCCGTATGTACACCTAAGTTTACACAGACATGCAAAAAAAAAGATGTTCAGTTACGCTACAGAATTCATGGCAGGTATTTGACAGGGAAAATAACTCATTATCTTGTGTAatgattttttttttgcaacagAAACAAGGATCATGGACCTCTATTAAAATGTTACAAGGCAGCAAACCATGTTTTAAATAAGAGGATGTACTTAAATTAGATCATAAGGATAAACAGAATGTTTGACTACCGTCGTAGATAATTATGGTCAGTCCAAGATAATACAGAGCTCATCAAAGTTATAATGTCACAATCAGCAATTATTCCTAAGTAAGGAGGATAACGAGTATATGGCTATCATGTGCAATGTTGACAAAAAAGTGTGGCTTTAAGTTCAGTTCCTATAGTCACATGGTGAGTCCATCCAGGAAAGGCCTTTTCTGGCAGATTGCGGCTTAATCTTGCTTTTCTTGTGGTGATTGTAGTTCACTTTATTAGCTGTAGATAATTATGGTCAGGCCAAGATAATACAGAGCTCATAAAGGCTATAATGTCACTATCAGTAACTATTCCAAAGTAGGCTATCGTTCAGTTACGCTAATGAGTATATGCCTGGCTATCGTTCGCAACATTGACAGAAACATGCAGCTTTAAGTTCAATTCTGATAGTCACATGGCGAGTCCATCTAGAAAAGGCCTTCTCTGGCAGATTGTGAACTAATCTTGCTTTTCTTGTGATGATTGTAGTTACACTTTATCAGCTGTCATAGACGGCAGCTTAGAGCAATGGTTCATCCTTTACGGGGTAGAAACCCTTGATCGGGCCTTCAATGGTTGGATCTGGCAACAGCGGTCTTCTTCACTGTCTTCATGTTTGAGACCAGGCCTTCACTGATTGGATCCGACGAGGGTACGGCGGTCTTGTGCAGTGGTACCTACTATCCGGAAGCAGACTCTCAATCTGCCAATCAATGGTTAGATCCCGCAACATCATCATACATGTGTCATCTCCTTGCAGGATTTGTCTAGCAAGATGGTGATGTGATCTCCAGGGTGAATGCCCTTCGTCTGACACTGGTTGGACCAGCTTCAGTCCTTGGTTGTTGTAGTTTTGGATTTTAATTTCATCGCTTGAATGGTTGGCTCCGCAGAAGCTGGACACATTCTGACAATTATGTTTGTCACTTTATTTTCCCTTTCTAAGCTGATTTTTGTTATGCATTAGCGCCTTTTGaaacattttgaaaaaaaaaactgaaGGCTGTGAAATCGATCCAGATGCGGGAAAACCCTCTCCAATTTTAACCTTAAAAAGCTGTTGTGTTGGGCATAGGGTACCAATGGTGAACCCACATGGGAGCCACATGCGACCAGTTCTGTCGCCCCAGGACCGGCCCTCAAGAGGCAGAGCTAATCCTGCATGACTCCGTTTTAAGTTGTATTAGACTCAGCTAGTCAAGCCGAGCTGGTGTCCTAGGTCTGGTTAGACACTAATCCAGTTGAGATTAACCCCTTTTTATTTAAATGAGATGTACTAGGTCAGAAACCCTGGCGATAGGGGTTATCCAAGGAGTTGTATCCAGTCAAGAATCTGAAGAGATTGAGTAGGGTGCTATATAAACTCATAGGGTGCAATCAATTGACAACAAATAAAAATGATTATCTCTTCTCTTTGTCCATGGTCTCTCTTGACGACCCTGATCTAGCTCTTCCCTACATGTTCTGGTCATGATCAGACAAATCAAGGCATAACATGGGCAGAAGATGAGCCTACTGaacttggtctacatttgaaacaaagatAACACAACCCATAGGTCACACAAAACTTGGAAGGGAAACAGATATTGGGTTCACTGAAAACAATATCTAACCTGCAAATTTCTTTTGATTGATAACTCATATAAATGTGAATTATTCACTATAGCAGAACGTCTGCTGGTCAATTGCCCTTCATCAAGTCCTTCATATGTAAGAAAGTTGTGACGTCCAACTACATACTTCAAAAGAGCATCACCTAAGACTTCAAAGCGCTCCAAAGAAATCCTCTCCAAACACCTTTCGGTGGTAAGTGCTTCAAGGATCTGAAATAGATTAACATCATTTGCAGCATGGATAGGTAATTCAAACTAGAAGTTCAGCATGAAGGGTGCGAAAATTGCATGACTTACACCAGAGGCACTAATTTGAGAAGCCTCTGAGAATGAAGACAACATGACATCCTTCAACTCAATAGCTACCAGCAAATTCTCCAACCGACACATCAACGATGGTAACAAAGACAGGGAGCTACACATATCCTTCGAAAACCCAATTATCTTCAAAGAACATAGCTCTGGAGGCAACTCCACAAAGTGCTCCATCAATTCACGACCTTCTTCTAAATACAAATAACAAAATAAGAAAAGGAACACCATCAGAAATACTATACCTAGATAGGGTACATTTAAGGAATCATAGTAGAGCAGTATATTCAGAATACAATTCATAAATGGATTGAATCAACAGTGCTCAAAAGCTTAAACCAGAGAAGCAAGAACTAGGTCCAATTAGGCCTGGGCATTCGGTCTAACCGGACCGATCGGTTCGGTTTTTCAGGTCACAAAGTTTTTCGGTTTCTAAAAATTGCAGACCAATCGGCTCTTGCAGAATTAGGTAACCGAATTTTCTTGGAACCGAACAATCGGTTCTGTCATCGGTTCCAACCGAACAGATCCGAACTTCATGCGCACAGATACATTTTCTTCCTTGGCCTTACTCCGCAAGTTTCCGTACGAGCAGGCACATGAAACATGGCTAGCTAGCTAGTACCTTTTATAGCCTTTCACACGCTTCCTTTCTTAGTGGCTATCCGATGTGGTACTACAGTAAACCTATTTTTGCATGGGCCGATTGCTACACTTTTTGGGCCATACCAGACGTGTACGTGGCTAAAGTGAGATAAGTGAAAAAGGCATAGAGAGACTTGGAGCTGCCGTGTTGGGCTAGCTGGGCCAGCTGGCCTAGGACAGCGGGGACACAGAATACAGGAAGTGTGTGGTGTATTTCTTCAACAGAAAAATACGGAGGTGCGAGGCATGCTCTGTAGTTTCGGGTTGTTAGGTCTTTTCGGTTAACCAAGTGTTAAAACCGAAATTAGAGAATAAATTTCGGTTCTATAGATTTAATAACCGAAATAGGAACCAAACTTTTCGGTTTCGGTCCCGGTTCTTTCGGTTCGGTGCAACGGTTCTCGGTTAATATGCCCACCCCTAGGTCCAATGCATCCACAAGTAGTTCCAGAATGTTGAAAGCAATTCACAAGCGGTTCAAGAAAATTTGACAGCAAGAATTTACATAGAGCAATATTGGCTCACTACCATCACAGGGTGCAAGTGGCGTTAAGAGACGATCGACACGTGTGTTAAAAATTGTACACTCCTGCAGAGATGATCGGCCCATGGTCATCTGGAAagacaagttgcatatttcctaacatTGTACTTATGTTTTGCTTCTCCTCTTAATGAAAAGATGCATGCCCTCTAAAAAAACTACAGACGACCATCACAAATATTTCTTCACTTTACGGCAAGTTGAACACTTAGAAGTATTTTAATGCTAAGCAAAATAGTGATGCTTGGATAAAGAAGAGTCCAAAACAGGAAACAGTTTATAAAGGTACTAGTTCTGAAGGGACAAAAAGTGTAACCTGTGGTCTCCCGTAATCGGTCATGAAGCAAATTATGCAGATTGCAGAGCTGCTTAGCGTGCAGAAGTGGCTGCTCGGGATGTGATAGTTTGATACCAAACCTGATTTGAAAAGTCCATCAGTTCATTAGAACATCAATAAAGCACTTAAGCAGAAATATCGCAACATTTCTTTTAAACTGCTTATAAAAAAAGTTGGTTAGTTGCCGAGAAAAGGCTACCAGGGATGACTAGGATCAGTTCAGTGGACCTATCATACGACCATCACATAGACTACTTGTAAAGCCAGGACAGAAGCAGCACATTTGCTAACATGTTTCCCAAAACTAAAGCTTCTTATGGGGATTTCTACTGGGGTGGTCCCATGAtattatatctttgacttgcatggCCTACTTTTCGTAACATGAAGTAGATACACATTCCTCCTCCCTTACTAAGCCTtttgtcccaaacaagttggggtaggctagatataaaaccctttcacgaggacttcccaggaggtcacccatcctagtactactctcgcccaaatgggtttcatacccaaaggactggctagtttttacgttggctcgccaagcctatcacaacccttagatatgaaaccctttcacgaggacaacccttagatatgaaatcctagtactactctcgctcaaatgggtttcatacccatgggactggctagtttttacgttggctcgccaagcctatcacaaccctcctcctttacctgggcttgggaccggctatgcctagaagacataggtGAAGTAGATACAAATTATCATACTAAACATAAATTTGTATATTCATAAATGGTACAGATAGCTCGCAATCTTAAGGTTGGTTATGTAGCTATACATGACCTAGTGAGTGCTCAATGACGGTAGCATGAGAATTGAAAGCAAAGAAGGGGGATGCAAATAATCCTTCAGTTTGTTACCTTTCCTTGTAATGATCTTCATAAGTAGCACCGTCGTATTCACTTCTAGCATTTAGTTCATTCAGAATGACATCAATGACGAAAAATGTCTTAATATGGGGAGCAAAGATTAGACTGCCAACGACATCAGTTTTACTGTACATATTATCAAGAAGCCTTAAAGACTCATCTGGCAAATATGATCCATGCGCAGACACACCAGTTGGATCTTTAAAAACCGGTGATGATAAACAGCGCTTAACTGTTTGCCAGTCAATCATAAATATATCACCATACAATTCCTGCTTGATTGGAAGCAGCAGGTAAAAGGTTGAATTAAACTGTAGCGTTTCACTGTTGCCCAACAACATAACATGAGATACAGTGAACTCAGATCTGTCCAGGAGAACCTTCAGAAACATTTCTTGGAAATTGCGTGCCAGCATCATCTGACAAGAAAAAACAATGTTAACATTTTATACGCCATTCAATAAATGATCACATGTTAACATATGAAAAAATGAGCAAGACGGTGCCTGTTCTTCGTCAAATGATATCGTCCCTAAATGTTTCATTCCTGCTTTCACAATCCTGCCGCGAGCCAGATGCAAATCAACCTCCAACTTTTCAGCTTCCATAGGAAGGGAGTTGATCACAAAAAGACCAAATATCCGATAATGTCTATCTGCTGGTATGGGAAAGAATTGAATATAGTAGAAATGCAAGTTCAATGGACAGTCCAGTTTGCATGTTGAAGGTTTGAGAATTGTGGGAATTAACATCTCATGAAGCTCTTCTCTTAGACTTTCATCTGAAATATGCAAACAATAGCTGAGCCGAATCACCAGTATTATGACAATGTAAGAACAAGTGAGTGAACATACCATCATGACTGTTGCTTGCTGAACCATTTGTTGTTGATGCCCTGTTCTTTCCTGAACCTGAACCAGGCAGAAGAAAATCTGTCAAAGCACCCAATTCATACAATTTCACGTATGCCTCTAAGCATGCATCCCTCTTAGCCTCGTCATTTGATTGGCATGGTTGGCCATCCACTTGACGAAAAGCAGCATTTGGTGGAAGAATTACTCTGCAGATTATCCCCTCAGTGTCATCAATGTAGATGAATGCTGGGGAAGGATTGAAGAACCTTCAAGAAGTTTAGTCATATTAGTACAACAAAGAACTAATGAATAAAAGCATGGGATCATAACAGGTTGATGTACACAGCAGGCCTTACATGTCCTTGGGAAGGTTGTAGCAGTAGCGATGCAGTAGAGATACACTACATGCAGTGCTAATGGAAGCACCCGTTTTTTCCACTCGATAACTTTTCTCCTCGAGGTGATCAAACACATCATTTGAAGTTCTCAAGTCTATCTCTCCATTCATAATGCCTTCACCATCAATATAGTCATTAAGCAACTTTTCTTGAGAATGATTGCCCCTGGTATGTATCAGAATGAATAAGAAGGGCAAAAATCAAGGACTAAAGTACAATCAAACCTATAATATTAACACCAATTGTCTATCTATTTAATGGAAAAATCACCTCTCCAGGAGAACAACATATTTAGAATTTGTCATCCGAGCACGTCCCCTCGACTGGATAAAACTGGCAACAGTTTCTGGAAGATCAAACCGCACAACGAGGCAACAAGTCTGAATGTCCAGACCCTCTTCACCTACACTGGTAGCAATCAAAAGATTCACCTGCAAACAGCAAAGGCAAAGGAATTGTGATGCAAGAAGCATAGTAGATATACGGGTATAAGGCCAACGTTAGATTTTGGGGCGTGTATCGCAAGTAATTTACCACATGCATTACCAACTCAAGGATAATACAAATGTAGGCCTAAAGCCCTTAGTCCCACGAGTCCTATCCAGGATAGAACCCTGCTTGAGTCAAAAAGACCTACTAAAACCCTATGTCTTTATTATTAGTATAATCTAACAACACTTTACAAGCCAAGAACCAATCCTTCAGTCTGTCCCGTGTCAATCCTTGTATATTGTAAGTGCCTACTCACTCAGCCGTTACAACATAGGAGCTCACTAATGTCCATCAGAAACGATTAGCCCATGGCCTAGTTAAACTGAATTTGGCTTATACTTGACTAAACTGCCGACTCGCTGACTCAACTGGTGGATCTCAGAGTCTGTGTATGCTGGCCCTGATGTTGTATGCCAACCAGTTATATTCATAGTTAGGTGCGCACCAATAAGAAATTAAAAATCCACCTCAACAACAACCAAGATCAGTACGAACCACCTAGTTATGATTATGCTCCCAGGTGTGCTCAATTACATATTTACATCACAAAAAATGTTAACTTACTCTTGAAGAAAGAGCAGGCCAAGAATAAATGCAGGATGTGACATATTCAAAATAGTTATCCAAAGAACACTTTTTATTGTCTTCGGAAGAATTCATGTAGAAGGTATGAATGCCTAATTACACCAATTATTATACCTCGCCAGAAGAGAAATTTTCAACAATAGCATCCATCTTCTGCCTTGACATGTTCTTTGGTCCCGAGTGGCGTCCCACAAGGAACTCACATTTCCAAAGATCAAGGCCTttcaaattttggaggatatgtgcTATTGCTCTTGCAACAGTTATTCTTTTCACGA
This window harbors:
- the LOC119355710 gene encoding endoribonuclease Dicer homolog 4-like isoform X2, with protein sequence MGDISTAAASAGERKPKDPRTIARKYQLDLCKRALEENIIVYLGTGCGKTHIAMLLIYELGHLIRKPRRDVCIFLAPTVPLVLQQATVIANSTNFRVQSYYGDGKNPRNHEDWETEMGESEVLVMTPQILLHSLRHCFIKMDSIALLIFDECHHAQAHKRHPYAQIMKEFYNNDMVKPPRIFGMTASPVMGKGGSNKLNYTKCINSLEELLHAKVCSVDNAELESVLAFPDMEVYTYVPLSHSNLTVTYNKELDRSKLESERILRESLYDFKDSQKKLKSLGRLHGNLVFCLQELGSFGALQAAKAFLSSDGDVLDRKESDMNDNSTRFKHHYLNKAISVLNCNILDGTHDDSFHLEMLEEPFFSNKIVVLIKILSRYRLEENMKCIVFVKRITVARAIAHILQNLKGLDLWKCEFLVGRHSGPKNMSRQKMDAIVENFSSGEVNLLIATSVGEEGLDIQTCCLVVRFDLPETVASFIQSRGRARMTNSKYVVLLERGNHSQEKLLNDYIDGEGIMNGEIDLRTSNDVFDHLEEKSYRVEKTGASISTACSVSLLHRYCYNLPKDMFFNPSPAFIYIDDTEGIICRVILPPNAAFRQVDGQPCQSNDEAKRDACLEAYVKLYELGALTDFLLPGSGSGKNRASTTNGSASNSHDDESLREELHEMLIPTILKPSTCKLDCPLNLHFYYIQFFPIPADRHYRIFGLFVINSLPMEAEKLEVDLHLARGRIVKAGMKHLGTISFDEEQMMLARNFQEMFLKVLLDRSEFTVSHVMLLGNSETLQFNSTFYLLLPIKQELYGDIFMIDWQTVKRCLSSPVFKDPTGVSAHGSYLPDESLRLLDNMYSKTDVVGSLIFAPHIKTFFVIDVILNELNARSEYDGATYEDHYKERFGIKLSHPEQPLLHAKQLCNLHNLLHDRLRETTEGRELMEHFVELPPELCSLKIIGFSKDMCSSLSLLPSLMCRLENLLVAIELKDVMLSSFSEASQISASGILEALTTERCLERISLERFEVLGDALLKYVVGRHNFLTYEGLDEGQLTSRRSAIVNNSHLYELSIKRNLQVYIRDQHFEPTQFIALGRPCKVVCNADTEVNIHTDSRENCNLRCTKSHHWLHRKTIADAVESLVGAFLVEGGFKAAFAFLHWVGIDVDFKDSSLYRVLDASSINLSLTNHTDVGELEELIGYNFKHKGLILEAFVHPSFNKHSGGCYQKLEFLGDAVLEYLITSYLYSAYPDLKPGQITDLKSLAVSNNSLAYVAVQKGIHKYLIKDSNYLSSAVNKFENYIRLPNSEKDLVEEPACPKVLGDIVESCVAAVLLDSGFNLNYVWTLVLMLLKPVLSFSDMHMNPMREIRELCQSHELELGLPEPMKADGEYHVKVEVNINSQVISSAAANRNSKVARKFAAQETLSKLKNYGYTHKNKSLEEILRDARKKEPELLGYNEEPIKVEADISAETNNLKIGKERDANISFQNTAISIRGTLRTSSQRTAGNTMFSKDDVSIERNNQLKVAKQNACLPKGTTQKNIRKEYHGDMVNKTAKSFLFEVCAVSYWIPPEFELCKEEGPSHLRRFTYKVTVQIRGPSETLLECYSDAQLQKKAAQEHAAQGALWYLRQHGYLPKDEVRV